The genomic DNA TGGGCGGGATGGGTTTTCGCACTGCCGTCGATCGCACCGCGTTGGCGGTGGACCAGCGCTTCGCCGGCACCGACGCGCAGCGCGCCGCCGCCTTCACGCGCGCCATCAAGCAGAAGCTGCCCATCGTCATGGCCACGCGCGGCGGCTATGGCCTGTCGCGCCTCTTGCACCTGCTGGATTGGCAGGCCATCGCGGACAGCGGCAAGCGTTTCGTGGGCCACAGCGATTTCACCGCCTTCAACCTGGCCCTGCTCGCGCAGACGGGCGCGGTCAGCTATACGGGGCCGTGCGCCTGCGCCGATTTCGGCGGCCGCAAGCTGGATGCGCTGACGCCGGACCTGTTCGCTGAGACGATGCGCGGCGAACTGGAGATCCTGAGCTTCGAGGCGCCCGGCGCCGACGCCGTGGACTGCCGCGGCGTGCTGTGGGGCGGCAACCTGGCCATCGTCGCCTCGCTGGTGGGCACGCCCTATCTTCCCAAGGTCCGGGGCGGCATCCTGGTGCTGGAAGACGTGGGCGAGCATCCCTACCGTGTGGAGCGCATGCTGACGCAACTGCTGCACGCGGGCATCCTGGCCAGGCAGAAGGCCATCGTGCTGGGCCGCTTCACCGACTACAAGCTGGCGCCGCACGATCAGGGTTACGACATGGACGCCGTCGTGGCGTGGCTGCGCGGCGTGGTGAAGGTGCCGGTGGTGACGGGCCTGCCTTATGGCCACGTGCCCACCAAGGCCACGCTGCCCATCGGCGCGAAAGTGGGTCTGGCGACGGAAGATGGCATGGCTTACCTGGTGCTGCATGAGCACCACCATGACCATGGGCAGGATCACGGCCACGCGCAGGACCACGCGGCACACGGCCACTGCGATGCCTGCGGCCATGACCATGGGCCGAGCCACGCGCCTGGCGAGGATCACGCCCACTGACGCCGGCCGGGGCAGGGCCCCGGCCTGTGCGGCCGCCTAGAACGCCCTGTCGGCGTTGCGGCCTGGCCCCAGGTCTTCCGCATCCGACAGCGTGCGCAGGAGGGCCTTGGTGGCCCTGACGGCCTGCGAACTCGCCATCACGAAGCTGCCCAGCAGGGCGTCGATGCGTGGATCCAGCTCCGCCGGATTGCACACGTCGTGCACGAAACCGATACGGCGGGCCTCTTCGGCGCCGAAGGCCTCTCCGGTCAGCAGCCAGCGCTGCGCCGCGCGCGGCATCATGGCCTTCACCACATAAGGCGCGGTCAAGGCAGGCATCAGGCCCAGGCGGGTCTCGGGTTGGCCGAAGGAGGCCGTGCGCGCGGCAATCGCGATGTCGCACGCCGCCGCCAGCCCCATGCCCACCCCGATGCACGCGCCGTGGATGCGGGCCAGCACCGGCTTCGGGCAGGCGTGGACGGTGCGCAACAACGTCTTCATGGCCTCCACGTCGTTCGGGTTCTCCGCCTCGGCGGGCGTGCCTGCGTGGAGCCAGGTCAGGTCGGCGCCCGCGCAAAAGGCGGAGCCGCGTCCGGCCAGCACGATGGCGCGGACGGTGTCGTCCTGGCTCAGGCCGGCGAAGGCCTGCACCAGTTCTTCAATCATCGGACCGTTCAGGGCGTTGCGCTGTTCGGCGCGATTCATCCAGACGGTCGCGGTACGGTGGCCAACCACGAGCTCCAGGGTCTTGAACATGGCCATTCTCCTTCTGCCGCCAATTCATGGGCCGGCAGAAGGGGGTATAGCACGCGGGCAGGTCCCGGATAGGGCCGAATAGGCACATCGGTTACACCAGTTGGGAGCGCGCAACGCCCGCGTTACACTGACGGCTTGGGCACGCCGCCCGTTACATGGATTTTCCTCTTTTACCATCGTGATCTCTACCGCCAATCTCACCATCCAGTTCGGTCCCAAACCCCTTTTCGAGAACGTCTCCGTCAAGTTCGGGGAGGGCAACCGCTATGGCCTGATCGGTGCCAACGGCTCGGGCAAGTCGACGTTCATGAAGATCATCGGCGGCGACCTGGAGTCCAGTTCGGGCAACGTTTCGCTGGAGCCG from Orrella dioscoreae includes the following:
- a CDS encoding LD-carboxypeptidase, which produces MISPSGAVREPAALALACERLGGMGFRTAVDRTALAVDQRFAGTDAQRAAAFTRAIKQKLPIVMATRGGYGLSRLLHLLDWQAIADSGKRFVGHSDFTAFNLALLAQTGAVSYTGPCACADFGGRKLDALTPDLFAETMRGELEILSFEAPGADAVDCRGVLWGGNLAIVASLVGTPYLPKVRGGILVLEDVGEHPYRVERMLTQLLHAGILARQKAIVLGRFTDYKLAPHDQGYDMDAVVAWLRGVVKVPVVTGLPYGHVPTKATLPIGAKVGLATEDGMAYLVLHEHHHDHGQDHGHAQDHAAHGHCDACGHDHGPSHAPGEDHAH
- a CDS encoding enoyl-CoA hydratase-related protein — encoded protein: MFKTLELVVGHRTATVWMNRAEQRNALNGPMIEELVQAFAGLSQDDTVRAIVLAGRGSAFCAGADLTWLHAGTPAEAENPNDVEAMKTLLRTVHACPKPVLARIHGACIGVGMGLAAACDIAIAARTASFGQPETRLGLMPALTAPYVVKAMMPRAAQRWLLTGEAFGAEEARRIGFVHDVCNPAELDPRIDALLGSFVMASSQAVRATKALLRTLSDAEDLGPGRNADRAF